In a single window of the Chondrocystis sp. NIES-4102 genome:
- a CDS encoding FAD dependent oxidoreductase, producing the protein MYQYTIIGGGIVGLSTAMALTQKFPTAKIALLEKEATWAAHQTGHNSGVIHSGIYYKPGSYKAKLCREGNKSMVAFCQANNINYKICGKVIVATKPEELPLLENLYQRGLANELEISKITSEQVREIEPHVSCLAGIRVKSTGIVDYKQVCQKYAAIAQENGVDLYNNTRVQDIKTTAEGHILITNNGEYQTKFLINCAGLYSDRLTKLAQEQAPAKIIPFRGEYYELTPEKRYLVNGAIYPVPNPNFPFLGVHFTPGIDGSVHAGPNAVLGLKREGYRKWDFDLGDFLDTMTYPGFWKLAAKFSNEGIQEMIRSWSKTVFVRSLQTLIPEVQAQDVVPTPAGVRAQALKSDGQLVDDFLIIQRERAMHVCNAPSPAATASIEIGKQIVELVPDGI; encoded by the coding sequence ATGTATCAATATACAATTATTGGTGGGGGAATTGTTGGCTTATCAACAGCAATGGCTCTTACTCAGAAGTTTCCAACAGCTAAAATAGCCTTGTTAGAAAAAGAAGCAACTTGGGCTGCTCATCAGACAGGACATAATAGTGGGGTAATCCATTCAGGAATATATTATAAACCTGGTAGCTATAAAGCAAAACTTTGTCGTGAAGGTAACAAGTCTATGGTGGCTTTTTGCCAGGCAAATAATATCAACTACAAAATATGTGGTAAGGTAATTGTCGCCACTAAACCAGAAGAATTACCCCTATTAGAAAATCTCTATCAAAGAGGATTAGCTAATGAACTGGAAATCAGCAAAATTACGAGTGAACAAGTGCGAGAGATTGAACCCCATGTTAGTTGTTTAGCAGGAATTCGGGTAAAATCCACAGGAATTGTCGATTATAAACAAGTTTGCCAAAAATATGCAGCGATCGCCCAAGAGAATGGGGTAGATTTATATAACAATACCCGTGTGCAAGATATCAAGACTACTGCTGAGGGTCATATCTTAATTACTAATAATGGCGAATACCAAACCAAGTTTTTAATCAATTGTGCAGGACTATATAGCGATCGCTTAACTAAACTCGCCCAAGAACAAGCACCAGCAAAAATCATTCCCTTTCGCGGAGAATATTACGAATTAACCCCAGAAAAACGCTATTTAGTCAACGGAGCTATTTATCCTGTTCCTAACCCTAATTTCCCCTTCCTAGGGGTGCATTTTACCCCTGGAATTGATGGTAGTGTTCATGCGGGGCCCAATGCTGTACTGGGTTTAAAAAGGGAGGGATATCGTAAATGGGATTTCGATTTAGGGGATTTTTTAGATACCATGACCTATCCAGGGTTTTGGAAATTAGCAGCGAAGTTTTCTAATGAAGGTATACAGGAAATGATTCGCTCTTGGAGTAAGACAGTATTTGTCCGTAGCCTGCAAACATTAATCCCCGAAGTACAAGCACAAGATGTTGTTCCTACTCCTGCGGGGGTGAGAGCGCAAGCCTTAAAAAGTGATGGGCAATTAGTAGATGATTTTTTAATTATTCAGCGAGAGCGAGCCATGCACGTTTGTAATGCCCCTTCCCCTGCTGCCACTGCTTCAATTGAAATTGGGAAACAGATAGTAGAATTAGTTCCTGATGGTATTTAA
- a CDS encoding rubredoxin-type Fe(Cys)4 protein, translated as MRYICSVCGYEYNPEVGDPDSEIDPGTAFEELPEDWVCPVCGAETSDFEAEE; from the coding sequence ATGAGATATATCTGCTCAGTTTGTGGTTACGAATACAACCCAGAAGTAGGAGACCCAGATAGCGAAATTGATCCAGGTACAGCTTTTGAAGAATTGCCAGAAGACTGGGTATGTCCTGTCTGTGGTGCAGAAACCTCGGATTTTGAAGCAGAAGAATAG
- a CDS encoding prevent-host-death protein: MKIVNFIEVNNKLETILDSAIEDSEYTVIIREDADPAVVMSLNYFNSLLPPRSSA, from the coding sequence ATGAAGATAGTAAATTTTATTGAAGTAAACAATAAGCTGGAAACTATTTTAGATAGTGCAATTGAGGATTCTGAATATACCGTAATTATTAGGGAAGATGCTGATCCTGCGGTAGTGATGTCTCTTAATTATTTCAATAGTTTATTACCCCCACGTTCATCTGCTTAA
- a CDS encoding addiction module toxin, Txe/YoeB, giving the protein MLDQLRLVAWTNNAWDSYVRWQIKDQRTLRLINKLIKAAKNMPFEGIGNPEPVKNTTGLWSRRINDNNQLVYAVDSRYLTIISLEGYRINRLRPCKLKDLEQEIDY; this is encoded by the coding sequence TTGTTGGATCAGCTTCGTCTAGTAGCTTGGACAAATAATGCTTGGGATAGTTATGTTCGATGGCAAATAAAAGATCAAAGAACACTCAGATTAATTAATAAGCTGATTAAAGCAGCTAAAAATATGCCATTTGAAGGTATTGGCAATCCTGAACCTGTGAAGAATACAACTGGTTTATGGTCGCGTCGTATTAACGATAACAATCAGCTAGTATATGCAGTTGATAGTCGCTACTTGACTATTATATCTCTAGAAGGTTATCGAATTAATCGTTTGCGTCCCTGTAAATTAAAAGACCTTGAACAAGAGATAGACTATTAA